A portion of the Streptomyces platensis genome contains these proteins:
- a CDS encoding DUF6126 family protein has translation MPDQTVPATPPSSEPLAEAAPDRKYVENKPPRGLYVRVFIYVIATHVLLAMMSLVVIAANNQ, from the coding sequence GTGCCCGATCAGACCGTTCCTGCCACTCCCCCGTCGTCGGAGCCGCTCGCCGAGGCGGCGCCTGACCGGAAGTACGTCGAGAACAAGCCACCGCGCGGGCTGTATGTGCGGGTGTTCATCTATGTCATCGCGACGCATGTGCTGCTGGCGATGATGAGCCTTGTGGTGATCGCCGCGAACAACCAGTAA